In Mycobacterium sp. Aquia_216, a genomic segment contains:
- a CDS encoding ABC transporter permease, which translates to MAEHSGFWGEAWRRLHRRPKFVVAALLILLILLVALFPALFTHADPSYADPSQSLVGPSTAHWFGTDLQGHDIYTRTVYGARASVTVGLGATLLVFVVGGAVGALAGFYGGWADAVVSRITDVFFGLPLLLAAIVLMQVLHHRTVWTVIAILALFGWPQVARIARGAVLEVRASDYVLAAKALGLSRFQTLLRHALPNAVGPVIAMSTIALGAFIVTEATLSYLGVGLPTSVVSWGGDINLAQTRLRAGSPILFYPAGALAITVLAFMMMGDALRDALDPASRAQRA; encoded by the coding sequence ATGGCTGAGCACTCCGGCTTCTGGGGCGAGGCCTGGCGCCGGCTGCACCGCCGGCCGAAGTTCGTCGTCGCCGCGCTGCTGATCCTGCTGATCCTTCTCGTCGCGCTGTTTCCGGCGCTGTTCACCCACGCCGATCCGAGCTACGCCGACCCCAGCCAAAGTCTGGTCGGCCCCTCGACGGCGCACTGGTTCGGCACCGACCTGCAGGGCCACGACATCTACACGCGCACCGTCTATGGGGCGCGGGCCTCGGTGACGGTCGGGCTGGGTGCCACGCTGCTGGTATTCGTCGTCGGCGGGGCGGTCGGCGCGCTGGCCGGCTTCTACGGGGGCTGGGCCGACGCGGTGGTCTCGCGGATCACCGACGTGTTCTTCGGCCTGCCGTTGCTGCTGGCCGCGATCGTGCTCATGCAGGTCCTGCACCACCGCACGGTGTGGACGGTGATCGCCATCCTGGCGCTGTTCGGCTGGCCGCAGGTGGCCAGGATCGCTCGTGGCGCGGTGCTGGAGGTCCGGGCCAGCGACTACGTACTCGCGGCTAAAGCGCTGGGGTTGAGCAGGTTTCAGACGCTGCTGCGACACGCCTTGCCCAACGCCGTTGGTCCGGTCATCGCGATGTCCACCATTGCGCTCGGCGCCTTCATCGTCACCGAGGCCACGTTGTCCTACCTCGGCGTCGGGCTGCCCACTTCCGTGGTGTCGTGGGGCGGTGACATCAACCTCGCACAGACACGGCTACGCGCCGGCTCACCGATCTTGTTCTATCCCGCCGGCGCACTGGCGATTACGGTGCTGGCGTTCATGATGATGGGTGACGCTTTGCGTGACGCTCTGGATCCGGCGTCACGGGCGCAGCGGGCATGA
- a CDS encoding ABC transporter permease: MGWYIARRIAVMVPVFLGATLLIYGMVFLLPGDPLAAIAGDRPLTPAVAAQLRARYHLDDPFLLQYLRYIGGVLHGDLGRAYSGLPVSSVLAHAFPVTIRLALIALVVEAVLGVGFGVISGLRTGGLFDSTVLITGLIIIAIPIFVLGFLAQFVFGVRLGIAPVTVGERATFARLLLPGIVLGSVSFAYVVRLTRSAVAANAHADYVRTATAKGLSRPRVVTVHILRNSLIPVVTFLGADLGALMGGAIVTEGIFNIHGVGGVLYQAVTRQEAPTVVSIVTVLVLIYLITNLLVDLLYAALDPRIRYG, from the coding sequence ATGGGGTGGTACATCGCGCGCAGAATCGCCGTCATGGTGCCCGTCTTCCTGGGCGCCACATTGCTGATTTACGGCATGGTCTTCCTGCTGCCCGGCGACCCGCTCGCCGCGATCGCCGGAGACCGACCGCTGACTCCGGCCGTGGCCGCACAGCTGCGTGCGCGCTATCACCTCGATGATCCCTTCCTCCTGCAATATCTGCGCTACATCGGCGGCGTTCTGCACGGCGACCTCGGTCGTGCCTATTCCGGGTTGCCGGTCAGTTCGGTTCTGGCACATGCATTTCCGGTCACAATCCGGCTGGCGCTGATCGCGCTGGTCGTGGAAGCTGTGCTGGGAGTCGGGTTCGGTGTGATCTCGGGCCTGCGCACCGGCGGGCTATTCGATTCCACCGTGCTGATCACCGGCCTGATCATCATCGCGATCCCGATCTTCGTGCTGGGCTTTCTGGCCCAATTCGTGTTCGGGGTCCGGCTGGGCATCGCGCCGGTCACGGTAGGCGAACGGGCGACGTTCGCACGCCTGCTGTTGCCCGGAATAGTTTTGGGCTCAGTGTCATTCGCCTACGTGGTGCGGTTGACCCGATCGGCGGTCGCGGCTAATGCGCATGCCGACTATGTCCGCACCGCCACCGCGAAAGGGTTGTCGCGGCCCCGGGTAGTGACCGTGCACATCCTGCGCAACTCACTGATCCCGGTGGTGACGTTCCTGGGTGCCGATCTCGGTGCGCTGATGGGCGGAGCCATCGTGACCGAAGGCATCTTCAACATCCACGGCGTCGGTGGCGTGCTCTATCAGGCCGTCACCCGGCAGGAGGCGCCGACCGTGGTGTCGATAGTGACCGTGCTGGTGCTGATCTATCTGATCACCAACCTGCTGGTCGACCTGCTCTACGCGGCTCTGGACCCGAGGATCCGCTATGGCTGA
- a CDS encoding dipeptide ABC transporter ATP-binding protein has protein sequence MSLAESPLLSVEGLEVRFGDHAPAVCGVDLSVMRGQTVAVVGESGSGKSTTAAAVLGLLAPGGRITAGRITFDGLDIASADRETDTRLLRSIRGRRIGYVPQDPMTNLNPVWKVGFQISEALRANTDGRQARRRAVELLAQAGMPDPEKQAGKYPHQLSGGMCQRALIAIGLAGHPQLLIADEPTSALDVTVQRQVLDHLQRLTDELGTALLLITHDLALAAERAERVVVVNRGMVVESGAAQSILRDPQHEYTRRLVAAAPSLTVRSPAGVRPAPAAEDILVASGLTKVYRESQGAPWRRAQFRAVDAVSFRLRRASTLAIVGESGSGKSTVARMALGLLQPTSGTVVFDGIQISDALQRDAMMAFRRRVQPVFQNPYSSLDPMYSVFRAIEEPLRIHRVGDRKQREKTVRELVDQVALPSSVLGRLPRELSGGQRQRVAIARALALRPEVLVCDEAVSALDVLVQAQILDLLAALQSELGLAYLFISHDLAVIRQIADDVLVMRAGRVVEQATTEQLFTRPRHEYTRQLLEAIPGAFTPPR, from the coding sequence ATGAGCCTCGCGGAATCGCCGCTGCTGTCGGTCGAGGGCCTGGAAGTCAGATTCGGCGACCACGCCCCCGCAGTGTGTGGGGTAGATCTCAGCGTTATGCGGGGGCAGACCGTCGCCGTGGTCGGTGAATCGGGATCGGGAAAATCCACCACGGCCGCCGCGGTCCTTGGTCTGCTCGCACCCGGGGGACGAATTACGGCGGGCCGCATCACTTTTGACGGTCTCGACATCGCCTCGGCCGATCGCGAGACTGACACCCGGCTGCTCCGCTCGATCCGGGGCCGTCGCATCGGCTACGTACCCCAAGACCCGATGACCAACCTCAACCCTGTTTGGAAGGTCGGCTTTCAGATCTCAGAAGCATTGCGGGCCAACACCGATGGTCGTCAGGCGCGTCGGCGGGCGGTAGAGCTGCTCGCTCAGGCCGGTATGCCGGATCCGGAAAAGCAAGCAGGCAAGTATCCGCACCAGTTGTCCGGCGGCATGTGTCAACGTGCGCTGATCGCCATCGGGCTGGCGGGCCATCCGCAGCTGCTGATCGCCGATGAGCCGACGTCGGCTCTGGACGTCACGGTGCAACGGCAGGTGCTCGACCACTTGCAGCGCCTCACCGACGAACTGGGCACCGCGCTGCTGCTGATCACTCACGATCTGGCGCTGGCCGCCGAACGGGCGGAGCGGGTGGTCGTCGTGAACCGTGGGATGGTGGTGGAATCCGGTGCCGCACAGTCGATCCTGCGGGACCCGCAACACGAGTACACCCGGCGTTTGGTGGCCGCGGCTCCGTCGTTGACGGTCCGGAGTCCGGCGGGGGTACGGCCGGCACCGGCCGCCGAAGACATCCTCGTCGCCTCGGGCCTGACCAAGGTCTACCGGGAATCGCAGGGCGCACCATGGCGGCGGGCTCAGTTCCGCGCCGTCGACGCGGTGTCCTTCCGGCTGCGCAGAGCCAGCACTCTGGCCATTGTCGGCGAGTCGGGTTCGGGGAAATCGACGGTGGCGCGGATGGCGTTGGGTCTGCTCCAACCCACCTCGGGCACAGTCGTTTTCGATGGTATTCAGATCTCCGACGCGCTGCAGCGGGACGCGATGATGGCCTTTCGGCGGCGCGTGCAGCCGGTGTTCCAGAATCCCTACAGCAGCCTGGATCCGATGTACTCGGTGTTCCGCGCGATCGAGGAACCGTTGCGCATCCACCGGGTCGGCGACCGCAAGCAACGCGAGAAAACGGTGCGCGAGCTCGTCGACCAGGTGGCCTTGCCGTCGTCGGTGCTCGGCAGGTTGCCCCGCGAGCTCTCGGGCGGTCAACGGCAACGGGTCGCGATCGCACGGGCGTTGGCGCTGCGGCCCGAGGTGCTGGTGTGTGATGAGGCGGTATCGGCGCTCGACGTGCTGGTGCAGGCGCAGATTCTGGACCTGTTGGCCGCGCTGCAGTCCGAATTGGGTCTTGCCTACCTTTTCATCAGCCACGACCTGGCGGTCATCCGGCAGATCGCCGACGACGTGCTGGTGATGCGCGCCGGACGGGTCGTGGAGCAGGCCACCACCGAGCAGCTGTTCACCAGGCCCCGCCACGAGTACACGCGCCAATTGCTGGAGGCCATTCCCGGTGCGTTCACACCGCCCCGATAG
- a CDS encoding oxidoreductase, protein MTADPLAPLMELPGVAEASDRARDALGRAHRHRANLRGWPVTAAEAALRAARASSVLDGGPVRFEDLADSSGVSDPVFGGALRVAQALEGGGGALVGIWRRAPLQALARLHMLAAADQVDDDQLGRPRADPEIGPRLELLGELVAGRTQVPGPVVAAVAHGELLTLRPFGSADGVVARAVSRLVTVASGLDPHGLGVPEVSWMRKPGDYRAAASGFAEGTPAGVGAWLVLCCRAMQAGAQEALSIAESLPGKS, encoded by the coding sequence GTGACGGCAGACCCGCTGGCCCCGCTGATGGAGCTTCCCGGCGTCGCCGAGGCCAGTGACCGGGCCCGCGACGCGCTGGGCCGCGCGCACCGTCATCGGGCAAATCTGCGGGGCTGGCCGGTAACGGCCGCCGAGGCTGCGTTGCGGGCGGCGCGCGCTTCGTCGGTGCTCGATGGCGGCCCGGTGCGGTTCGAGGACCTGGCGGACAGCTCGGGCGTCAGCGATCCGGTGTTCGGCGGAGCGCTGCGAGTGGCCCAGGCGCTGGAGGGCGGTGGTGGCGCGTTGGTCGGCATTTGGCGCCGCGCTCCGTTGCAGGCGCTGGCCCGGCTGCACATGCTCGCGGCGGCCGACCAGGTCGATGACGACCAACTCGGCCGGCCGCGGGCCGACCCCGAGATCGGGCCGCGTCTCGAGCTGCTCGGTGAGTTGGTGGCCGGTCGCACACAGGTGCCGGGGCCGGTGGTCGCCGCGGTCGCGCACGGAGAACTGCTGACGCTCAGGCCGTTTGGCAGCGCGGATGGCGTCGTGGCGCGCGCGGTGTCTCGATTGGTGACCGTCGCCAGCGGGCTGGATCCGCACGGGCTGGGGGTCCCCGAGGTGAGCTGGATGCGCAAACCCGGGGACTATCGTGCTGCCGCAAGCGGTTTCGCCGAAGGCACGCCCGCCGGCGTCGGGGCCTGGTTGGTGCTGTGCTGCCGGGCGATGCAGGCCGGCGCGCAAGAGGCACTGTCGATCGCCGAGTCGTTGCCGGGCAAGAGCTGA